The Gammaproteobacteria bacterium DNA segment ACGCCCATTTCACCGGCCATCCGATCACCCTGGATTTCGCCAAGGAGGCGCTGCGCGACCTGCTGGCCCTGCAGGACAAGCTGATCACCATCGGCAACATCCAAAAAACCGTGGCCGAGTACTACAAGATCCGCGTCTCCGATCTGCTGTCCAGCCGGCGCAGCCGCTCCATCGCCCGCCCCCGGCAGGTCGCCATGGCCCTGGCCAAGGAACTGACCAACCACAGCCTGCCGGAGATCGGCGAGGAATTCGGGGGACGCGATCACACGACGGTCCTGCATGCCTGCCGTAAGATCAAGGAATTGCGGGAATCCGATATGCGCGTCAGCGAGGATTACACCAATTTGTTGCGAACCTTGAGCAGCTAGTACACTTCTGTGGATAACTTGTGGGCTTGTTGTCAGAATCTGAATGCCATGGCACTCATCCACATTTCATCCACAGCTATTCCCCGCGTGTTCAGACCACTGCCAACAGCCTGAATAGCGGTATAACTAGCTGAATTTTAAGGATAAATTTAAAGTTATCCGCAGCAAAGCGGCGCACTTATTATTATTACTGTCTTTCTTAAAACTAATAACTAGGATTTGGCACCATGAAATTCAGCATCGCTCGCGAGGATCTTCTCAAGCCCCTGCAACAGGTCATCGGTGCCGTTGAACGGCGCCAGACCCTGGCGGCTCTGGGCAACGTGCTGATTCGCGCCACGAACGATCTGCTCGAGCTGACAGCTACGGATCTCGAGGTCGAGTTGCAGGCCAAGCAGCCTCTGGCTGTTGATGAACCCGGAGAGATCACCGTTCCCGCCCGCAAATTGCTGGATATCTGCAAGGCCTTGCCGGAGGAGGTTCAGATCGAGTTCTCGCTGGACAAGGACCGAGCCGTGATGCGCGCCGGACGCAGCCGCTTCACCTTGTCCACGTTGCCGGCCAGCGAGTTCCCCGTGCTGGAGGACACCAAGTTCCAGCAAAGCCTCACGGTCAGCCAGCAGGTGTTGAAGTCGCTGATCGAACGCACGGCCTTTGCGATGGCCAACCAGGACGTGCGCTATTACCTCAACGGCCTGCTGCTCGATGCAGACAAAGACATTCTGCGTGCGGTGGCTACGGACGGTCACCGTTTGGCCCTGTGCGAGCATCGTGACGGCCTGGATATCGCCAATCCCCAGCAGGTCATCATCCCCCGCAAGAGCGTGATGGAATTGCAGCGTCTGCTCGACCACACCGATGAACCCGTCACCATCCAGCTGGGCGCCAATCACATTCGCATCGAACTTCAGGGACTGCGCTTCACTTCCAAGCTCATCGACGGCCGCTTCCCCGATTTCAACCGGGTGTTGCCGCAGGACACGGACAAGACCCTCAGCATCGATCGCGAGGTACTGCGTCAGGCCCTGTCGCGTGCCTCCATCCTGTCCAACGAAAAGTACCGTGGCATTCGTTTGATGCTGGGCAAGGACGCCGTGCGCATCCAGGCCCACAACCCGGAG contains these protein-coding regions:
- the dnaN gene encoding DNA polymerase III subunit beta, which translates into the protein MKFSIAREDLLKPLQQVIGAVERRQTLAALGNVLIRATNDLLELTATDLEVELQAKQPLAVDEPGEITVPARKLLDICKALPEEVQIEFSLDKDRAVMRAGRSRFTLSTLPASEFPVLEDTKFQQSLTVSQQVLKSLIERTAFAMANQDVRYYLNGLLLDADKDILRAVATDGHRLALCEHRDGLDIANPQQVIIPRKSVMELQRLLDHTDEPVTIQLGANHIRIELQGLRFTSKLIDGRFPDFNRVLPQDTDKTLSIDREVLRQALSRASILSNEKYRGIRLMLGKDAVRIQAHNPEQEEAEEELSANYQGGELEIGFNVNYLIDVLSTVTGDTVEANFKDANSSTLLYDPKSPEARFVVMPMRL